The proteins below are encoded in one region of Juglans microcarpa x Juglans regia isolate MS1-56 chromosome 4D, Jm3101_v1.0, whole genome shotgun sequence:
- the LOC121260348 gene encoding T-complex protein 1 subunit beta-like, whose product MAIDRIFKDEASEEKGERARMASFIGAIAIADLVKTTLGPKGMDKILQSTGRGRVVTVTNDGATILKSLHIDNPAAKVLVDISKVQDDEVGDGTTSVVVLAGELLREAEKLVAAKIHPMTIISGYRMAVECARDALLQKVMDNKEDAEKFKSDLMKIAMTTLSSKILSQDKEHFARLAVDAVMRLKGSTNLESIQIIKKPGGSLKESFLDEGFILDKKIGIGQPKRIENAKILVANTAMDTDKVKIYGARVRVDSMSRVADIEAAEKEKMREKVQKIIAHGINCFVNRQLIYNFPEELFADAGILAIEHADFDGIERLALVTGGEIASTFDNPESVKLGHCKLIEEIMIGEDKLIHFSGVELGQACTIVLRGASHHVLDEAERSLHDALCVLSQTVNDSRVLLGGGWPEMVMAKEVDELARKTPGKKSHAIEAFSRALVAIPTIIADNAGLDSAELVAQLRAEHQKEKCTAGIDVISGSVGDMALLGISEAFKVKQAVLLSATEAAEMILRVDEIITCAPRKRENRM is encoded by the exons ATGGCG ATCGACAGAATTTTTAAAGATGAAGCCAGTGAAGAAAAGGGGGAGCGTGCCAGAATG GCATCGTTTATTGGTGCAATAGCAATTGCTGACTTGGTCAAGACAACCTTGGGGCCAAAGGGAATG GATAAAATTTTGCAATCGACGGGTAGAGGACGTGTAGTCACAGTTACAAATGATGGTGCCACCATTTTGAAGTCCCTTCATATTGACAACCCAGCTGCTAAAGTTCTTGTTG ATATTTCAAAAGTTCAAGATGATGAAGTTGGCGATGGGACAACTTCCGTTGTTGTCTTGGCTGGGGAACTTCTGAGGGAGGCAGAAAAGCTTGTTGCAGCAAAAATACACCCAATGACAATAATATCAG GTTATCGAATGGCTGTGGAATGTGCACGTGATGCTCTGTTGCAGAAAGTCATGGATAATAAAGAGGATGCAG AGAAATTCAAGTCAGACTTGATGAAGATTGCAATGACTACTCTGAGTTCCAAGATACTATCACAGGATAAGGAACATTTTGCAAGACTGGCAGTGGATGCTGTTATGAGGCTAAAG GGAAGCACAAACTTAGAGTCCATCCAAATTATCAAGAAGCCTGGAGGATCGCTAAAGGAATCCTTTTTAGACGAAGG ATTTATTCTTGACAAGAAAATTGGCATTGGACAACCGAAACGCATAGAAAATGCAAAGATTTTGGTGGCGAACACTGCAATGGATACGGATAAAGTGAAGATATATGGGGCCCGTGTCCGTGTTGATTCAATGTCCAGGGTTGCTGATATTGAAGCGGCTGAGAAGGaaaagatgagagaaaaagtgCAAAAGATCATTGCTCATGGCATCAACTGCTTTGTTAACAGACAGTTAATTTACAACTTTCCTGAAGAACTTTTTGCAGATGCGGGTATACTTGCGATTGAACATGCAGATTTTGATGGGATTGAGCGCCTTGCTTTAGTTACTGGTGGTGAAATTGCATCAACTTTTGACAATCCAGAATCGGTTAAGCTTGGTCACTGCAAGCTCATTGAGGAAATTATGATTGGCGAGGACAAGTTGATCCACTTTTCTGGTGTTGAATTGGGTCAGGCTTGCACAATAGTATTGAGAGGTGCAAG cCACCATGTTCTTGACGAGGCTGAAAGGTCTCTTCATGATGCTTTGTGTGTCCTGTCACAGACTGTCAATGACAGTAGGGTTTTGCTTGGAGGTGGGTGGCCTGAGATGGTGATGGCCAAGGAGGTGGATGAACTGGCACGTAAGACTCCTGGGAAGAAGTCTCATGCTATTGAAGCTTTTTCTCGGGCACTAGTGGCCATTCCTACAATCATTGCCGACAATGCTGGTTTGGACAGTGCCGAGTTGGTTGCTCAGCTCCGTGCTGAGCACCAGAAGGAGAAATGCACTGCAGGGATTGATGTCATCTCTGGATCT GTAGGAGATATGGCACTACTGGGAATCTCTGAAGCATTCAAAGTCAAGCAGGCCGTATTGCTCTCTGCCACTGAGGCTGCTGAGATGATTCTCCGAGTTGATGAAATCATCACCTGTGCTCCACGGAAGAGAGAAAATAGGATGTGA